From a single Amphiprion ocellaris isolate individual 3 ecotype Okinawa chromosome 18, ASM2253959v1, whole genome shotgun sequence genomic region:
- the LOC111569265 gene encoding histone-lysine N-methyltransferase PRDM9-like isoform X1 produces the protein MSARSNGVEWVETTEEVVVTEESLPAENSSPAVIPVLEAAETPIQKLLDTVGHGDNPEGENGFYCEECLSLFQDQSDPDTINGPSFIIDFPTSMGVPQRALLTLPYGLMIGRSSIPCAGVGVINHGPIVSPGMHFGPYEGEMTTRENAMSSGFSWEIYKGKDEHEYIDAAKESQSNWMRYVNCARNKDETNLLAVQYKGSILFHCCRTIHTGDELMVWPSSRLLTHFSETWAQMWFLKLNARENNISSTSQIFLCSHCPLSFTTEAFLQRHTECFHAQPKAAENEDHASSADSGQPAASLVVLSVDSVDAKTCDDCGKSFKQIPHLRRHKLCVHSNRRPYCCPHCRRSFSQASGLIRHQLVHRKQAVIKDPHEDELLGEEDSETPRLELFNAADPAVSEEIKELNGSENLQEAVDVADVANTSADEAETPQWSCSDCSKSFTNEASLKKHKVTVHERLRPYVCTVCQKCFGQYNDLTRHLQCHQKQNKRRGTMNEDPEDSATMMPFSCAECSLAFPSVENLQQHINEHHSEDTAAENQEESALNLPTRRPQRLGARSKVSAITKLIAPKRKAASPAPAKRSSEPEAKLTKYKWFSCNRCKKTYGNPDDLKAHKCTLRRRGATFSKSGFLKRHEQTVHVKARSSSCERCGKTFTTSGNLKQHQKSNTCMKYHCTSELFPCSFCQFSFTVKSYLIKHIKRHHPVEFLSHCDSDSLMDQLEEEEGQKEFTCPQCGKTCADTKAFKSHTCFRQVKVLYLCTECGKGFTNHYGLKQHQRVHTGEKPYSCPHCSKSFSYVGQLNVHLRTHTGEKPYLCTHCGESFRQSGDLKRHERKHTGVRPYSCPECSKSFSRLQSLKAHQMLHLGQKMFKCTQCGKSFSRSYHLRRHHQKMHM, from the exons ATGTCGGCCAGAAGCAACGGCGTGGAGTGGGTTGAGACAACCGAGGAGGTTGTTGTAACGGAGGAGAGCCTCCCAGCTGAAAACAGCAGCCCTGCAG TGATACCAGTTTTAGAGGCAGCAGAAACACCAATCCAGAAGTTACTGGACACTGTGGGACATGGAGACAACCCAGAGGGTGAAAATGGCTTTT ACTGTGAGGAGTGTCTGAGTCTCTTCCAGGACCAGAGCGATCCTGATACCATCAATGGCCCGTCTTTTATTATTGACTTTCCAACGAGCATGGGCGTCCCGCAGAGGGCCCTCCTCACTTTACCCTACGGCCTGATGATCGGCAGGTCCAGCATTCCCTGTGCAGGAGTTGGAGTCATAAATCATGGACCCATAGTGTCTCCTGGGATGCATTTTGGGCCGTATGAGGGGGAAATGACAACACGGGAAAATGCCATGTCGAGTGGCTTCTCCTGGGAG atttacaAAGGAAAAGATGAGCATGAGTACATTGATGCTGCCAAAGAATCCCAGTCAAACTGGATGAg GTACGTCAACTGTGCTCGCAACAAAGACGAGACAAACCTGTTGGCCGTCCAGTACAAAGGCAGCATCCTGTTCCACTGCTGCCGGACCATACACACCGGAGATGAGCTCATGGTGTGGCCCAGCAGCAGACTGCTCACTCATTTCAGTGAAACTTGGGCCCAGATGTGGTTTTTGAAGTTGAATGCAAGAG AGAACAACATATCTTCCACATCTCAGATCTTCCTGTGCTCCCACTGTCCGCTGTCCTTCACGACTGAGGCCTTCCTCCAGCGACACACAGAATGCTTCCACGCTCAGCCCAAAGCGGCCGAAAACGAAGATCACGCCTCCAGTGCCGACTCAGGTCAACCTGCAGCATCTTTAGTCGTGTTGTCTGTCGATTCCGTTGATGCCAAAACGTGCGACGATTGTGGGAAGAGTTTCAAGCAAATACCTCACCTCAGGAGACACAAGCTCTGCGTCCACTCCAACAGACGGCCCTACTGCTGCCCACACTGCAGGCGGAGCTTCAGTCAGGCGTCTGGCTTAATCAGACACCAGCTAGTTCACAGGAAGCAAGCTGTGATAAAAGATCCTCACGAGGATGAACTCCTGGGCGAAGAAGACAGCGAGACGCCAAGGTTGGAGCTTTTCAACGCTGCAGATCCGGCTGTATCCGAGGAGATAAAGGAACTGAATGGAAGTGAGAATCTACAAGAAGCTGTGGATGTAGCTGACGTTGCGAATACTTCTGCAGACGAGGCAGAAACACCCCAGTGGAGCTGCTCAGACTGCAGTAAAAGCTTCACGAATGAAGCGTCCCTGAAAAAGCACAAGGTGACCGTCCACGAGAGGCTACGTCCGTACGTCTGCACCGTGTGCCAGAAATGCTTCGGCCAGTACAACGACCTGACCAGGCATCTGCAGTGTCACCAGAAACAGAACAAGAGACGAGGGACAATGAACGAGGATCCAGAGGACTCGGCCACCATGATGCCCTTTAGCTGTGCTGAGTGTTCGCTAGCTTTCCCTTCTGTGGAAAACCTCCAGCAGCACATAAACGAGCATCACTCCGAAGACACCGCAGCTGAAAATCAAGAAGAGTCGGCGCTAAATCTTCCCACTCGGAGGCCCCAGCGACTCGGAGCTAGATCTAAAGTTTCTGCCATAACAAAGCTCATAGCGCCGAAACGAAAGGCGGCTAGTCCTGCTCCTGCCAAGAGGAGCTCAGAACCAGAGGCCAAACTAACCAAGTACAAATGGTTCAGCTGCAACCGCTGCAAGAAAACATACGGAAACCCAGACGACCTCAAAGCGCACAAGTGCACTTTGAGACGGCGTGGGGCGACTTTTAGCAAATCCGGTTTCCTGAAGAGACACGAGCAGACGGTGCACGTGAAGGCCAGATCTTCCAGCTGCGAGCGCTGCGGTAAAACCTTCACGACGTCCGGGAACCTTAAGCAGCACCAGAAGAGCAACACGTGTATGAAGTATCACTGCACGTCGGAGCTTTTCCCATGTTCCTTCTGCCAGTTCTCCTTCACCGTGAAGAGCTACCTTATTAAACACATCAAGAGGCACCACCCGGTCGAGTTCCTGTCACACTGCGATTCAGACAGTTTAATGGATCAGctagaggaagaggaagggcAGAAGGAGTTCACATGTCCTCAGTGTGGAAAAACCTGCGCAGACACCAAAGCTTTCAAATCTCACACATGCTTCAGGCAGGTGAAGGTTCTGTATTTGTGCACTGAGTGTGGGAAAGGCTTTACCAACCACTACGGCCTGAAGCAGCACCAGCGCGTTCACACGGGGGAGAAACCGTACAGCTGCCCCCATTGCAGCAAGAGCTTCTCCTACGTCGGCCAGCTCAACGTGCACCTGAGGACTCACACCGGGGAGAAACCCTACCTGTGCACCCACTGCGGGGAGAGCTTCAGGCAGTCCGGAGACCTGAAGAGACACGAGAGGAAGCACACGGGGGTGAGACCCTACAGCTGCCCTGAGTGCAGCAAAAGCTTCAGCCGACTGCAGAGCCTCAAAGCTCACCAGATGCTTCACCTGggacagaaaatgttcaaatgcaCACAGTGCGGGAAGAGCTTTTCCCGGAGCTACCATCTCAGGAGACACCATCAGAAGATGCACATGTGA
- the LOC111569265 gene encoding histone-lysine N-methyltransferase PRDM9-like isoform X2: MPCRVASPGRYVNCARNKDETNLLAVQYKGSILFHCCRTIHTGDELMVWPSSRLLTHFSETWAQMWFLKLNARENNISSTSQIFLCSHCPLSFTTEAFLQRHTECFHAQPKAAENEDHASSADSGQPAASLVVLSVDSVDAKTCDDCGKSFKQIPHLRRHKLCVHSNRRPYCCPHCRRSFSQASGLIRHQLVHRKQAVIKDPHEDELLGEEDSETPRLELFNAADPAVSEEIKELNGSENLQEAVDVADVANTSADEAETPQWSCSDCSKSFTNEASLKKHKVTVHERLRPYVCTVCQKCFGQYNDLTRHLQCHQKQNKRRGTMNEDPEDSATMMPFSCAECSLAFPSVENLQQHINEHHSEDTAAENQEESALNLPTRRPQRLGARSKVSAITKLIAPKRKAASPAPAKRSSEPEAKLTKYKWFSCNRCKKTYGNPDDLKAHKCTLRRRGATFSKSGFLKRHEQTVHVKARSSSCERCGKTFTTSGNLKQHQKSNTCMKYHCTSELFPCSFCQFSFTVKSYLIKHIKRHHPVEFLSHCDSDSLMDQLEEEEGQKEFTCPQCGKTCADTKAFKSHTCFRQVKVLYLCTECGKGFTNHYGLKQHQRVHTGEKPYSCPHCSKSFSYVGQLNVHLRTHTGEKPYLCTHCGESFRQSGDLKRHERKHTGVRPYSCPECSKSFSRLQSLKAHQMLHLGQKMFKCTQCGKSFSRSYHLRRHHQKMHM, translated from the exons ATGCCATGTCGAGTGGCTTCTCCTGGGAG GTACGTCAACTGTGCTCGCAACAAAGACGAGACAAACCTGTTGGCCGTCCAGTACAAAGGCAGCATCCTGTTCCACTGCTGCCGGACCATACACACCGGAGATGAGCTCATGGTGTGGCCCAGCAGCAGACTGCTCACTCATTTCAGTGAAACTTGGGCCCAGATGTGGTTTTTGAAGTTGAATGCAAGAG AGAACAACATATCTTCCACATCTCAGATCTTCCTGTGCTCCCACTGTCCGCTGTCCTTCACGACTGAGGCCTTCCTCCAGCGACACACAGAATGCTTCCACGCTCAGCCCAAAGCGGCCGAAAACGAAGATCACGCCTCCAGTGCCGACTCAGGTCAACCTGCAGCATCTTTAGTCGTGTTGTCTGTCGATTCCGTTGATGCCAAAACGTGCGACGATTGTGGGAAGAGTTTCAAGCAAATACCTCACCTCAGGAGACACAAGCTCTGCGTCCACTCCAACAGACGGCCCTACTGCTGCCCACACTGCAGGCGGAGCTTCAGTCAGGCGTCTGGCTTAATCAGACACCAGCTAGTTCACAGGAAGCAAGCTGTGATAAAAGATCCTCACGAGGATGAACTCCTGGGCGAAGAAGACAGCGAGACGCCAAGGTTGGAGCTTTTCAACGCTGCAGATCCGGCTGTATCCGAGGAGATAAAGGAACTGAATGGAAGTGAGAATCTACAAGAAGCTGTGGATGTAGCTGACGTTGCGAATACTTCTGCAGACGAGGCAGAAACACCCCAGTGGAGCTGCTCAGACTGCAGTAAAAGCTTCACGAATGAAGCGTCCCTGAAAAAGCACAAGGTGACCGTCCACGAGAGGCTACGTCCGTACGTCTGCACCGTGTGCCAGAAATGCTTCGGCCAGTACAACGACCTGACCAGGCATCTGCAGTGTCACCAGAAACAGAACAAGAGACGAGGGACAATGAACGAGGATCCAGAGGACTCGGCCACCATGATGCCCTTTAGCTGTGCTGAGTGTTCGCTAGCTTTCCCTTCTGTGGAAAACCTCCAGCAGCACATAAACGAGCATCACTCCGAAGACACCGCAGCTGAAAATCAAGAAGAGTCGGCGCTAAATCTTCCCACTCGGAGGCCCCAGCGACTCGGAGCTAGATCTAAAGTTTCTGCCATAACAAAGCTCATAGCGCCGAAACGAAAGGCGGCTAGTCCTGCTCCTGCCAAGAGGAGCTCAGAACCAGAGGCCAAACTAACCAAGTACAAATGGTTCAGCTGCAACCGCTGCAAGAAAACATACGGAAACCCAGACGACCTCAAAGCGCACAAGTGCACTTTGAGACGGCGTGGGGCGACTTTTAGCAAATCCGGTTTCCTGAAGAGACACGAGCAGACGGTGCACGTGAAGGCCAGATCTTCCAGCTGCGAGCGCTGCGGTAAAACCTTCACGACGTCCGGGAACCTTAAGCAGCACCAGAAGAGCAACACGTGTATGAAGTATCACTGCACGTCGGAGCTTTTCCCATGTTCCTTCTGCCAGTTCTCCTTCACCGTGAAGAGCTACCTTATTAAACACATCAAGAGGCACCACCCGGTCGAGTTCCTGTCACACTGCGATTCAGACAGTTTAATGGATCAGctagaggaagaggaagggcAGAAGGAGTTCACATGTCCTCAGTGTGGAAAAACCTGCGCAGACACCAAAGCTTTCAAATCTCACACATGCTTCAGGCAGGTGAAGGTTCTGTATTTGTGCACTGAGTGTGGGAAAGGCTTTACCAACCACTACGGCCTGAAGCAGCACCAGCGCGTTCACACGGGGGAGAAACCGTACAGCTGCCCCCATTGCAGCAAGAGCTTCTCCTACGTCGGCCAGCTCAACGTGCACCTGAGGACTCACACCGGGGAGAAACCCTACCTGTGCACCCACTGCGGGGAGAGCTTCAGGCAGTCCGGAGACCTGAAGAGACACGAGAGGAAGCACACGGGGGTGAGACCCTACAGCTGCCCTGAGTGCAGCAAAAGCTTCAGCCGACTGCAGAGCCTCAAAGCTCACCAGATGCTTCACCTGggacagaaaatgttcaaatgcaCACAGTGCGGGAAGAGCTTTTCCCGGAGCTACCATCTCAGGAGACACCATCAGAAGATGCACATGTGA